One genomic window of Cyprinus carpio isolate SPL01 chromosome A23, ASM1834038v1, whole genome shotgun sequence includes the following:
- the LOC109067795 gene encoding uncharacterized protein LOC109067795, producing MLAPAPLNLSPTTAPLNLSPTTAPLNLSPTTAPLNLSVAGPSPVCVPKWVPVSNPQLMHKDTKPWTHNATLLLISLTKQMAEDFQSPVLKKVEVWKKVAAQMLAKGYDFGAEACDNKFRQLKHRYKTIVDSKKKTGSGASSWVFFSSMEDLLADDPSVEPVLIVSSFAGSSSTSGPSTSGPSTSGPSTSGPSTSGPKPSAEHGKKRKHKSEAPEWFEQSVTEQRRQMSELMALQKQAVEVASERNNILKEFVSALKEK from the exons ATGTTGGCTCCTGCACCACTTAATTTGTCTCCGACTACTGCACCACTTAATTTGTCTCCGACTACTGCACCACTTAATTTGTCTCCGACTACTGCACCACTTAATTTGTCGGTTGCTGGACCATCACCTGTCTGTGTTCCAAAGTGGGTACCAGTGTCAAACCCCCAACTAATGCATAAAG ATACTAAGCCATGGACGCACAATGCAACATTGCTTCTAATTTCTCTGACAAAGCAAATGGCTGAAGACTTTCAATCTCCTGTATTAAAGAAAGTAGAAGTGTGGAAAAAGGTAGCTGCACAAATGCTGGCAAAAGGATATGACTTTGGAGCAGAGGCATGTGACAATAAGTTCAGGCAGTTAAAACACAG ATACAAAACAATAGTGGACAGTAAGAAGAAGACTGGGAGTGGTGCCAGCAGCTGGGTCTTTTTCTCATCAATGGAGGACCTCCTGGCTGATGATCCTAGTGTGGAACCAGTCTTGATCGTGTCATCTTTTGCTG GATCTTCATCAACTTCAGGACCATCAACTTCAGGACCATCAACTTCAGGACCATCAACTTCAGGACCATCAACTTCAGGACCTAAGCCATCAGCAGAACATGGCAAAAAGAGAAAGCACAAGTCTGAAGCACCTGAGTGGTTTGAGCAGTCTGTCACTGAGCAGAGGAGGCAGATGTCAGAGCTCATGGCCCTGCAAAAGCAAGCAGTGGAAGTGGCAAGTGAACGTAacaacatcttaaaagaatttgTTTCTGCTTTGAAGGAGAAATAG